Genomic segment of Catenibacterium mitsuokai:
TGCCAGTTACCTACAGTAATGAACTGGTTTTCAATGAAATTACCAATCAATGAATACTGTCCTCCACCTAACATCTTCGGAATAACGAATTCACTGATAGCTGGTAAGAATACCATTGTAATACCAGTTAAAACGCCTCCTAGTGAAAGTTTAAAAGTAATTTTAAAGAAGGCCGTAATTTTATTTGCACCTAGGTCATAAGCTGCTTCTACAAGTGAAGGATCCATGTTAGTTAAAGATGTATGGATTGGCAGAATCATAAATGGAAGGAAGTTATAAATCATCCCAATTGCAACCGCTCCATCAGTATATAACATTCTAAATGATCCTAATCCTAGCATTCCTAGGATGTTATTTAAAATACCATTTCTAGATAAAATAGAAACCCATGCATAAGTACGCATTAAAAGGTTGATCCATGTCGGAATAGTAATAAGCATAATAAGAATAGTCTGAGTATGCTGTTTACACTTAGAAATCATAAAAGCCACTGGATAACCAATCAATAAACAGATAAATGTAGTAAGTAATCCAAGCCCAAATGATTTAATTAATACCTGGACAAAGATTGGATCAAAGAATTTCGCAAAGTTAGCGAATGTAAATTCAAAAGTCTTGATTGCAGATGCCTTTTGTGTAAAAGCATAGAATACAATCAACACCATCGGCAATACAGTTAACAGGAATAGAAATAGGACATAAGGTGTAATGAGTTTTTTATACTGTTTCATTAATAAGTACCCATTGGTTCCATGACATGAATATCTTCAGGCCAGAAATCTAAATCTACTTTCTTTCCTACTTCTGTTAAATCTGTTGTATGAATCTTATAATCCTGATTTTCTGTACGTACCATGATTTCATAGTGTACCCCTTTAAAGATAACAGATACGACTTCACCTGCAATTTTACCTCTACCTGGTTCTACAATATCTAAGTCTTCAGGACGTAATACAATATCTACTTCCTGACCTTCTTCAAATCCTTTATCTACACATTCAAACTGCTGACCATGCCATTCGACAAGATAGTCCTTAATGAAATGACCTTCTACAATATTAGATTCACCAATGAAGTTGGCAACAAATCTATTTTCAGGTTCATTATAGATATCTATAGGCGATCCAATCTGCTGAATCATACCTTCGTTCATAACAACAATCTTATCAGACATAGTAAGTGCTTCTTCCTGATCATGAGTAACATAAACGAAAGTAATACCTACCTGCTGTTGAATCTTCTTTAATTCAATCTGCATTGTTTTTCTTAGTTTCAAGTCAAGTGCGCCTAATGGTTCATCAAGAAGAAGTACTTTTGGTTCATTAACAAGAGCTCTTGCAATCGCAACACGCTGCTGCTGACCACCAGATAACTGAGAAATGTTTCTTTCCTCAAAGCCCTTTAAGCCTACAAGTTCTAGCATTCTTCTTACTTTATGATCAATAATTTCATCAGGCATCTTCTTAATATGTAAACCAAAAGCCACATTATCATAAACATCCATATGTGGGAATAAAGCATACTTCTGGAAGACAGTATTTAATTCTCTCTTATAAGGTGGTACACCTTCCATGTTCATACCATCGAATAATACAGTACCTGATTCAGGTTCTTCAAATCCTGCCATGATTCTTAGCGTAGTTGTTTTTCCGCATCCACTTGGCCCTAGAAGTGTTACGAATTCATTTTCATAGATGTCTAGGTGAATTCCTTTTAGGATGACCTGGCCATCAAATGATTTAGTCAGATTATCTAATTCAATAATTTTCTTCATAAAACTCTCCTCATTTAAAATAATGGTGGTGTAGAAATCCAGATCACTCTCGCCTTTCTTTCCCACTGATTCTCTAAATAATGTGCACGTGTGCCCTTCAAATAAAATGTTTCACCCTTTTTAACAATTTCTTCTCGCATCCCATAATGAAGAACGACTTTACCTTCTAATACATAACCAAACTCTTCTCCACCATGAGGTTCCATCTTCATTGAACGTTTATCCTTTTCTAGTTCAATAAGAATAGGTTCCATCTCATTTTTCTGAGCATTTGGTACGATATAGTGAATGATGTAATCATCCTGTTCATTCACAAAAAAATCCTTCTCGCCAAAAACAAGCTGTTCATCCTCCTGCTGATCAAAGAAATCATGAAGATTAGTACCTAATGCTTCAAGAATATCATCAAGTGTTGCGACAGATGGTGATGTTAGATTTCTTTCAACCTGGGAGAGGAAACCTTTTGATAATTCACTGCGGTTTGCAAGTTCTTCAAGAGTTAAGTCGTTTGCAAGACGCAGCTGTTTAATTTTCCTTCCGAGATCCATCTAATCCTCCCTGTTTTATATAATTAACTTTTTGTTCACTTAAT
This window contains:
- the potA gene encoding spermidine/putrescine ABC transporter ATP-binding protein, translating into MKKIIELDNLTKSFDGQVILKGIHLDIYENEFVTLLGPSGCGKTTTLRIMAGFEEPESGTVLFDGMNMEGVPPYKRELNTVFQKYALFPHMDVYDNVAFGLHIKKMPDEIIDHKVRRMLELVGLKGFEERNISQLSGGQQQRVAIARALVNEPKVLLLDEPLGALDLKLRKTMQIELKKIQQQVGITFVYVTHDQEEALTMSDKIVVMNEGMIQQIGSPIDIYNEPENRFVANFIGESNIVEGHFIKDYLVEWHGQQFECVDKGFEEGQEVDIVLRPEDLDIVEPGRGKIAGEVVSVIFKGVHYEIMVRTENQDYKIHTTDLTEVGKKVDLDFWPEDIHVMEPMGTY
- a CDS encoding helix-turn-helix domain-containing protein, whose amino-acid sequence is MDLGRKIKQLRLANDLTLEELANRSELSKGFLSQVERNLTSPSVATLDDILEALGTNLHDFFDQQEDEQLVFGEKDFFVNEQDDYIIHYIVPNAQKNEMEPILIELEKDKRSMKMEPHGGEEFGYVLEGKVVLHYGMREEIVKKGETFYLKGTRAHYLENQWERKARVIWISTPPLF
- a CDS encoding ABC transporter permease; translated protein: MKQYKKLITPYVLFLFLLTVLPMVLIVFYAFTQKASAIKTFEFTFANFAKFFDPIFVQVLIKSFGLGLLTTFICLLIGYPVAFMISKCKQHTQTILIMLITIPTWINLLMRTYAWVSILSRNGILNNILGMLGLGSFRMLYTDGAVAIGMIYNFLPFMILPIHTSLTNMDPSLVEAAYDLGANKITAFFKITFKLSLGGVLTGITMVFLPAISEFVIPKMLGGGQYSLIGNFIENQFITVGNWHFGSAVSLILGVIVIISMALIYRAEKKTNNEIEQGGLTNAKRKKAQ